One genomic region from Sulfurimonas sp. encodes:
- the ccoG gene encoding cytochrome c oxidase accessory protein CcoG: protein MGKKNKAIEKAQAWRIKRYYIFIAITVITLVLPWITVNDNHFFLLSFDKLKLHLAFVQFDMQELYLMPFLLMFMFLGIFGMTVLGGRVFCGWICPQTIFRVIYRDLIETKILGLRSRIKNKQKEPDMTKAQNKLKKVIAVLLWIALSLLASSNLLWFFVPPEDFFAYLGDFDNHWTLFGTVLVMTLFLVYDIIFLKEDYCIYVCPYSRVQSVLYDEHTIMALYDMHRGGNIYDKNKQKQFTSQKDIQVQEPHAECTTCESCVTVCPTHIDIRKGLQLECINCLECVDACTTVMGKLGKPSLVTWSSDFEIVEQKGKTQYFRTKVLAYVVLLVGIMFALAYMGGTKEHMLLNINKETRLYSTKLLPDGKVRVDNAYEFLLQNTQNEKMKFYFEVIAPKGMEGKIIIAKPSKEFTAVPNIKKKKIVVLRTTEVLVKDDRKDTIIPITIRAYAIGHEEEIVVFRQSTFVFPKTEILKAAK, encoded by the coding sequence ATGGGTAAAAAAAATAAAGCTATCGAGAAAGCGCAGGCGTGGCGTATTAAGAGATATTACATATTTATAGCAATTACTGTTATAACTCTTGTTCTGCCTTGGATAACAGTAAATGACAATCATTTCTTTTTATTAAGTTTTGACAAGTTAAAGCTACATCTTGCATTTGTTCAGTTTGATATGCAAGAGTTATACTTGATGCCATTTTTATTAATGTTTATGTTTTTAGGCATCTTTGGTATGACCGTTTTAGGTGGTCGTGTTTTTTGTGGCTGGATATGTCCTCAAACTATTTTTCGTGTAATATATAGAGATTTGATAGAAACTAAAATCTTAGGTCTTCGTTCTCGTATAAAAAATAAGCAAAAAGAACCAGATATGACAAAGGCGCAGAACAAGCTTAAAAAAGTCATAGCTGTTTTACTTTGGATAGCACTTTCTCTTCTTGCTAGCTCAAACCTTTTATGGTTTTTTGTTCCACCTGAAGACTTTTTTGCATACTTAGGTGATTTTGACAATCACTGGACTCTTTTTGGAACAGTTCTTGTAATGACGCTATTTCTTGTTTATGACATAATATTTTTAAAAGAAGATTATTGTATCTATGTCTGTCCTTATTCTCGTGTTCAGTCTGTTTTATATGATGAGCATACAATAATGGCGCTCTATGATATGCATAGAGGAGGTAATATTTATGATAAAAATAAGCAAAAACAATTTACTTCTCAAAAAGATATTCAAGTGCAAGAACCTCACGCAGAATGTACTACTTGTGAGAGTTGTGTAACAGTTTGTCCTACTCATATAGATATACGAAAAGGTCTTCAGTTAGAGTGTATCAACTGTCTTGAGTGTGTAGATGCTTGTACAACAGTAATGGGTAAACTAGGTAAACCATCTCTTGTTACTTGGTCTAGTGATTTTGAGATAGTTGAGCAAAAAGGTAAAACACAATATTTTCGTACTAAAGTTTTAGCTTATGTGGTTCTTTTAGTTGGGATAATGTTTGCCTTAGCTTATATGGGTGGTACAAAAGAGCATATGCTTTTAAATATAAACAAAGAAACACGCCTTTATTCAACTAAATTACTTCCAGATGGTAAGGTTAGAGTTGATAATGCTTATGAATTTTTACTACAAAATACTCAAAATGAAAAAATGAAATTTTACTTTGAAGTAATCGCTCCAAAAGGGATGGAAGGTAAGATAATTATTGCTAAACCTTCGAAGGAATTTACAGCTGTTCCAAACATAAAAAAGAAAAAAATTGTTGTTTTAAGAACTACAGAAGTGCTTGTAAAAGATGATAGAAAAGATACCATCATTCCTATAACTATTCGTGCTTATGCTATAGGACACGAAGAAGAGATAGTAGTTTTTAGACAATCAACCTTTGTGTTTCCAAAAACAGAGATATTAAAAGCAGCAAAATAA